The following coding sequences lie in one Cydia strobilella chromosome 20, ilCydStro3.1, whole genome shotgun sequence genomic window:
- the LOC134750683 gene encoding octopamine receptor beta-2R-like isoform X1, giving the protein MANEIFQNVSANASANNVTDAGGDSGVFFKLRVSVLLLIVIMAVLGNLLVIVSVMRHRKLRVITNYFVVSLAFADILVAMVVMPFNFSVQFYDEWRFGSVICDLWNSSDVYFTSTSILHLCCISVDRYYAIVKPLKYPIKMTKKMAFVMLAATWLSPVTISYAPIFMGWYTTKKHLDERELPQNAHKCDWVVNKPYAVISSSISFWIPCTIMIFTYLAIFKEANRQEKMLHARAGNAMLMHRHSREVGDKNGALHINANTPTKDRNILKMKREHKAARTLGIIMGAFILCWLPFFLFYITTALCTTCTYPEVLTVIMFWTGYFNSALNPIIYAYFNRDFRNAFKNTLACAFCSFCKRNASDLDAMERLDRRGSGNLRVPAASRRASDLASL; this is encoded by the exons ATGGCAAATGAAATCTTCCAAAACGTTAGCGCCAATGCTAGCGCCAACAATGTCACCGACGCCGGCGGCGATTCCGGCGTGTTCTTCAAGCTCCGCGTCAGCGTGCTGTTGCTCATCGTCATCATGGCGGTGCTTGGCAACCTGCTTGTCATCGTCTCTGTTATGAGACATAG AAAACTACGCGTCATCACAAACTACTTCGTAGTATCGCTGGCCTTCGCTGACATCCTAGTAGCCATGGTGGTAATGCCATTCAACTTCAGCGTACAGTTCTACGATGAATGGCGGTTCGGTTCCGTCATCTGCGATCTATGGAACTCTTCGGACGTCTACTTCACATCCACCTCGATATTGCACCTCTGCTGCATATCAGTTGATAGATACTACGCCATTGTGAAGCCTTTGAAATATCCAATCAAGATGACTAAAAAG ATGGCATTCGTCATGTTAGCAGCTACATGGCTAAGTCCAGTCACAATATCCTACGCCCCAATATTTATGGGGTGGTACACAACGAAAAAACACTTAGACGAGCGAGAGCTTCCACAGAACGCCCATAAATGTGACTGGGTAGTCAATAAGCCATACGCCGTGATATCCAGCTCGATATCCTTCTGGATACCTTGCACGATCATGATCTTCACGTATCTAGCAATATTCAAGGAAGCGAACAGACAGGAGAAAATGCTGCATGCAAGAGCTGGCAACGCTATGCTTATGCACAGACATTCAAGAGAAGTCGGAGATAAAAATGGTGCTTTGCACATAAATGCAAACACACCAACCAAAGATAGGAATATACTAAAGATGAAAAGAGAGCATAAAGCAGCAAGAACGTTAGGGATCATCATGGGAGCATTCATTCTCTGCTGGCTTCCATTCTTTTTATTCTACATAACTACAGCACTATGTACAACCTGCACATATCCAGAAGTGCTGACAGTTATCATGTTCTGGACTGGTTATTTTAATTCAGCGTTAAATCCAATCATTTACGCGTATTTCAACAGAGACTTTAGAAATGCTTTTAAGAATACTTTAGCGTGTGCGTTCTGCAGTTTTTGTAAAAGGAACGCATCGGATCTGGATGCCATGGAGAGGTTAGACCGGCGTGGTTCTGGAAACCTGAGGGTTCCTGCGGCTTCAAGACGGGCATCCGACCTGGCATCACTTTGA